ATGGAgtcttagccataaaaaagaacaaagcactgGTATGTGCTGCAACAtacatgaaccttgaaaacattatgctaagtgaaaaactcagacacaaaggaccacatatcgtatgattctatttttatgaaatatccagaatatgcaaattcacagagacaataCAGTAGAGATTATTcactgccaggggctggagggaggggaaaatgagGAGCTACTGGAGTgaggaaaatgttttggaacgAAATGGAGGTGGTGGGTACACCACATTGCAACTATACTAAAATCCACGGAGGACTTCCCCGGCGggccagcggttaggactccatgcttccaacgcagggggcacgggactgatccctggttggggaagttcgcAGACCACGTGGCAcagcccaaaacaaaacaaacagaaaataaaatccactgaattgttcactttaaaatggttaatttttgtGTTATGTGAAtcaccttaattttaaaaggagaggTGAGGCTTCCAGATCAATAGGGAGCAAAGGACTTGAGCCATCCTGAATGGGTCCCGGGCAGGGACAAACCAGCCATCAGGGCCTGCTTGTGGACGGCTGGGGACATGGGGATGTGGACTAGAAATGCTAAGGAGTTAAGGAAGCTTCCAAAGACAGGCAACTAGGaaacctccttgtttttaaaAGACGAATCCTGAGGTTAAAAGAATtaaccaaagaagacataaggatggccaacaggcccatgaaaagatgctcaacatcgctaatgattagagaatgcatgaaaactacagtgaggtgctacctcaccctcgtcagagtggccatcattagaaagtctacaaatgataaatgctggagagggtgtggagaaaaatgaacgctcctacactgttggcgggaatgtaaattgatacagtcaccatggaaaacagtatgggggttccttaaaaaactaaaaatagagttgccatatgatccagcaatctcactcctgggcatttatctggataaaactataattcagggtttccctcgtggtgcagtggataagaatccgcctgccaatgcaggggacacgggtttgatccctggtccgggaagatcccacatgccgcagagcaactaagcccgtgcactacaactactgaacctgcgctctagagcccgcgagccacaactactgagtctgcgtgcctagagcccatgctccgcaacgagagaagccaccgcagtgagaagcccgcccacagcaacgaagagtagccccagctgcaactagagaaagcccgtgcgcagcaacgaagacccaacgaagccaaaaataaataaatttaaaaaaaacaaaactagggcttccccggtggcgcagtggttgcgagtccgcctgtcgatgcaggggacgcgggttcgtgccccggtccgggaggatcccacgtgccgcggagcggctgggccaaagccatggccgctgagcctgcgcgtccggagcaacgGGGGAgcccacacagtgagaggcccgcgtacctcaaaaaaaaaaaaagaaagaaaaggtttttacttaaaaaaaatatttttagtgtactaaaaccaggagaaaaaaaggacaaaacaaGAATATTTGCTAATTTGAGAATGTGAGTGCTCTGGTGCGTGCTctactgttttctgtttcttggcggtttttttgtttgtttgtttgaatttctgaattttattttttatacagcaggttcttattagttatctattttatacatattagtgtgtacatgtcaatcccaatctcccaattcatcccccccgcccccgccactttccccccttggtgtccacacgcttgttctctacatctgtgcctctatttctgccctgcaaaccggttcatctgtaccacttttctaggttccacatatttgggttttttaacttttgaaaattaatccAAGGGCCCATACGTGACCCAGGTGGGTGCAGGGACCCTGGAGAAGCGACATCGGTAGTTGTGCAGTTAAGATTGTTATTTCAGTTTAGGTCTCCTCCTCCCCACATGGTTTCCTCAGGCCATAGGGCTAGTAGGAGGTTCGTTGTCTTTCaaatataaaagcaaattaaagttGCAATTATTCCTCCCCCCAACCTCTACCCCCTCGATGACAGTCCTTGATATCCATCtggatgtttcttttcttctaagtCTGAAGGCACTTTGCCTGGTCCCACCCATTGTTCCTTCTGCCTCCACCAGGGCCTGGGTCCGGgctcccctccagccccctccccagcctgcagcCTCCAGGGCCTTTCTGGTGTATTAGggatcctgcccctgcccctcccccaccccaaagggCTCTCCATTTCCTCTCGGCACCGTCGGGAGTGCTAAACCCTCCACTGCTGGTACCTGCCTTGCCAGGGACCTCCCTCGGTCTCCGCCCTGTTTCCTGGGGACGCCCCTGGTGTCTAACCCCGGGCCGGCCGAGGGAAGCTCCTGGCACCCCGAGGTGCCTGAGTCTTGGGCCCTGCATCCCACACCTGGCACAGCCCAGACCCACTAGGACAGGGCTGGGCTCGGAGGGAGACCTGAACACTGGGCTTCCCCCGTGGACAGTGGCTGCCACGGCAGGAGGTTGGAGAGGGGCTGGGAACCCTGgctgagctgggaggaggggctgagcCTCCTGACTGCTGACATAAaccgtaggggcttccctggtggtcctggtgGTGAGGATTCCATGCTCTTAGTTGTGGGGGGCACTTGTTTgatcccaggtcggggaactgGGATCTCTCAAGCCGTGAGGTGCGGCcgaaaaataagtaagtaaataaataaaacaaaactgtgtgtgtgtgagcgcgcgcgcgcgcgcgcgcgctgggtggctgggggtgggggcctgcCTCCGAGCTCAGGAGGCCCAGTCACGTGGGAGCTCAATTTCTTCTGCTCCTTTCATGTGTCTATGATTGCGGTGAGCTCTCGGCTTCTTCCCTTCAGTGTGGCGCTCTCATCCCCACCGCCTCCAGGACTCTCAGACCTGGTCGGGAGTTTGCCACATTGGCAGGCCACGTGGGCCCACCCCTGGCATCTTAAACCTGTGTCCTCAGCCACACTATTTATTCTTCGAGATGCCCCCACAATCACCTGACAAGGTCTttggagagaaaagcaaaagagaCATTTTCTGAAGCCTTGTATCACTGGAGGCCACTGCTCCCATCTCCTCTGCAGCCCGAGAGGGCTCGGGGCTTGGGTGTTTCCTCTTGTCTCTCACTCTCCTTCAGGGCCAGGTCCTCCATCGCACCCTCACCTGCTGAGAATGTTTCTGAAGCCACCCGCGTCCTCTCCTTCCTACCCTGACTCTGCCCCCGCTTGGCCTTCCCTGCTTAGGTCTGAGCCGCCACTGCTGCCTTCTGGACCTCTTATGTGTGCTGCCCCACTAGGTCCACCGTCCTCCCGTTTGGGTCGTAGTGGCAATAGCTGTCTGTCAAGGTGAAGGACACAGATGAACCCCTAGCCTCACAGGTAGAGGTGGGCAGAGCAAGGGGCCTGTGAAGCCAGAGAGGAATGAACAGTGATAAGAACTGGGTAGAGGAGGTTGGATGGAAGAAGACCCAGTGAGCTGGGTAGGCCATGGTGAAGGACTTAGATTCTGAACAAGGACAGTGAGGCCACGGGACTGGGATTTTAATGAGGTTCCTCGGGGCATGGACCATGGAATGCTTCCCACCTGgcacatcccctcccttccctgcctggAACACCTCTACAGCACATCTAGAACATGTCTAGAACACGTCTACAACACAGCCGCTCAGCGGCTGCCAGAGGCAGGAGGGTGCCATGCTGACCTTGTCCTCATCCTGGCAGCAGAGAAGTCAGCCCCTCCACTCTGGACTCCACACATGCTGCACAAGGCACGGGGTCCACTGAGGTCTAGACACCGCTCCCCACCGCGACTCCCCGCCTTCCTTCAGCCCCCATGAGCAGGGCACAAGGCCCAGCCAGCCCACCACTGCAGCCTCACCATCTAGTGGGCCTGGTTCACGGATGTCCTGGACAGCCAGCCCCACCTCAAGGCCCTTGCAGATCAAGGCTGTTCCTCTGCCCAGACAGCTCTTCCCACATATTCTGCCCCGTAAAGTGTCTTCTGGTCTTTGGAGTCTGGCTGTTCACCACCCTCCAGGCAGCGTAGGACCCggctcacacacatacacccccctccccactccctttcttttctcagctTCGGCCCAGAATGTGGCATGCAGAGGGCACTAAGTGAACACTACTCGCCCTGGGGCAGGTGGGCCTGGTGTAGGGACATCGAGTCTGCCTGCCTCCATCTTCTACCTGGGACCCAGGCTCCAGGCCGGTGGGGTTTAAACCTGCCGGGAACCGCCAGGGTCTTGAccgccctcccaccctctttcccTCTCACCTTCTTCCGCCCCGCAGCGCAGGCGAGTGGGCGCGGCCCACAGATTGACAGCACAGGCTCCGCCCCCGCCCCGTCTCTGGGGCGACACTGCCTGGTTGTCCCAGCCCCTGTGACTTTGGCCGGAAGTGCAACCTTGCGGCGGCGACTAGTCTCCATGGAGACACCGGAAACTTGCTCTGACCTAGTGGTTCGCCGCGCCGCCGCAGCGGCGGACTTTGGTTCCGCAGGCGTTGCGGTCCGGAAGTGCGGCCTTGAAAGTGGTGAGCTGGAGGCGGCCACCGCCCGGCCTGGTGCCTGAGGAGGAGCCGGAGGTGGGGTCAGGCGGGCATCCCCCTGCCGCAGGGCCGGCGGGGAGGCCGGGGCGTGCCAGGGGAGGGGCGCCCGTGCTAGACTTGGAGCGCGCGCCGCAGACGTGAGGGGGCGCTGCAGGACGGGGGTACTTCGCGGGCAAGAGCGCGGAGGCGGGAAACCTAGTcggccggggccggggcgggcgCAGCCGGAGCAGATCAGAGAAGGGGGTGCTGGACTCAGGGTGAGGCGCGGGCAGTGGCGCAGAGAACGGGAGAGCGTGCTCGGAGCAAAGTGCATGGCGTGGGCAAAGGCGTGGTGGCGAGGACGCCTGGGTGCAGCGTCTCAAGGTGGGCCTTTGTTCCGAGGCGCCCAGAGGCTCTGCTGCACCTGCACTATAATTGGAGCCTGCTGGGGAGCACGGCGAGGGTGGATCGGAAGAGGAAGGGTTCAGTCCCTACGGATTGAGGCGCAGGTTTCTGCCCCCGTTGCCCGGGCACGGATTTGAAGTCCTTTAGGTGCTGGGTGAAAAAAGACGGTGAAGGGTGCTTGCGGCAGAGGTAACGGTACGTGCGGAGTTGGCCTGTTTAAGGAATTGCCTGGAGAGCTCTGAGCTAAGGAGAGTCTGTTAGGTCTGAACAGGCTCCCTCTGGCTGTTGCGTCGGGAATAGACCGGGAGGTGGGGGGACGCGAGGAGGTTACTGGGGGCAGTGGAAATGTGCAAAGTGGTCTGAGGGGTCAGATGTGGATCATGAATGGCCCCAGCCAAGGAAAGGCTGTTTGGGCGTAAGGCACCCGAGGGGGTGAGTATGCGACCAAAGTAGACCCCGAGGAGTTAAGAGAGGCCTCACCTGAACCAGGTTGGTGCAGAGTGGGTGGGTCTCAGGGTGTGTCTTGTGTCCCGACTGATGCTTCTCCCCTAGACTGGAGGTGTGTGTGGCCTGGGTGCGGGCTGAGCCAGGTATCTACGATAGAGGGGAAACCGAAGCCAAGCAAGCATGGTGCCTGTGTGATGGTGAAGTAGCTGAGCTGCTCAGATTCCCATTGTTCCCTGGGGGGTGGTAGCCCTTTCCCTTTCCAGTGCCTGAGGGTGGGCAGTGCTGGGATTTCGAGGCCACACTTTGACAGGAAGTGTCCGTATTGCTCAGCCATGCTGATCCTGAGGCCTCTGGTGCTCCACCTGCACCCAACCAATCACACACCCCTGCACAGTCCGCAAGCCCCCTCTCTATGCCTCACCCACACCCTGCGCCCCACAGGCCCAATCAAGATTCCAGGAAGCAGCAGGCTGCAGGAGGCGTCTCCTGCTAGCTGTGCTGGAGCGGGCCAGAGACCATGTATTTTCCTCCCGCAGGGCACCTGCTAGGCTAATGCCCAACCTAGTCTCAACTCTGTGTGACTATGCACACCCCGAATCGCTTAGCCCCAGAGGCAGTTCATGCCAGCCGCACCCCTGCGAAGACTTCCATATACACTAGTTAATGTAGCCAGGTTCTGAGGCAGCAGACCTCGGTCTGCACAGGGCCTTGGATGTTCCAAGGTTGGGGGCTGTATCAAGGGGAGATCAAAAAGAAGCCACTCGTGGTGGGAGTCGCAGCCAgcagggtggggagtgggtgaGACTTGGAAGCCTGTTCTAGATAGGGGTTCCCTGCCCTCTTCTCCATAGGGTGTCCTGTCAGAGGAGGGTGTGGGGAAGGCTGAGGATAGCGAGTTCCCGGAAGGGTGGGTGGGGCAAAATAGGGGAAGCGAGCCCTGGAGCTCCCCACGCTGGCAGTAAGCAAGACCGGAGGGCAGCAAACCTTTGGTATCCCCAGCCCTCTCACAGCGGTGTGCTGGGGGCTGCAGAGGTAGAGGGGGCTGCAGAagtcctggggtgggggcagggagtccTGCTGTGTTGCATGTGTTGGGAACCAGGACTTCGAGGGGCCAGGGGCATTCGAGAAGGTTGGGGTTCCTGAAGCCTGGGGGGTGTGGTTCACCCTTGGGCCACTGTCCCGCTGAAGGGATGGGAACGCTGGGGCAGAGGGGGTCCCTGGCTGACTTGCTCTTGCCCACACCCGCTCGTCCGGTGCAGATGGCGGCGGCGGAGGCGGTGCACCACATTCACCTGCAGAACTTCTCCCGATCCCTGCTTGAGACCCTCAACGGGCAGCGGCTGGGTGGGCACTTCTGTGACGTGACTGTGCGCATCCGCGAGGCTTCACTGCGTGCACACCGCTGCGTGTTGGCCGCCGGCTCTCCCTTCTTCCAGGACAAACTGCTGCTCGGCCACTCTGAGATCCGCGTGCCGCCTGTGGTGCCCGCGCAGACGGTGCGCCAGCTCGTCGAGTTCCTCTACAGCGGCTCGCTCGTGGTGGCGCAGGGTGAAGCGCTGCAGGTGCTCACGGCCGCGTCGGTGCTGCGCATCCAGACGGTCATAGACGAATGCACGCAAATCATagcccgcgcccgcgcccccgccccgggCACCCCCGCGCCCGCGCCCCTGCCCACGCCCGTGCCCCCGCCGCTCGCACCCGCGCAGCTGCGCCACCGCCTGCGCCACTTGCTGACCGCGCGCCCCCCGGGCCACCCTGGTGCCGCGCACACACGCAAGCAGCGCCAGCCCGCGCGCCTGCAGCTGCCCGCGCCCCCCGCGCCTGCCAAGGTGGAGGGATCGGATGCTGACCCTGCCCTGACAGCTGCCCCGGACGACGGCGgggacgacgacgacgacgagaCCGATGAGGAGACCGACGGCGAGGATGGCGAAGGCGGCGGCCCGGGTGAGGGCCAGGCGCCCCCTTCTTTCCCCGACTGCGCAGCCGGCTTCCTACCCGCGGCCGGGGACGGCGCGCGCGAGGCGCCGCCTGCGCCCGCCGGCCTCTCCGATTACGGCGGCGCCGGGAGGGACTTCCTCCGGGGGACTTCGGCTGCCGAGGACGTGTTCCCCGACAGCTACGTCTCCGCTTGGCAAGACGGAGATCAAACCGCCCCTGAAGGCTGTCCCGCCGAGACCCCTGCCCCACCCGACTGTGTCCTGTCCGGACCCCGCCCACCTGGCGTGAAGACCCCCGGGCCGCCCGTCgcgcttttcccctttcatctggGCGCTCCTGGGCCGCCAGCGCAACCCCCTCCCGCGCCCTCGGGGCCGGCCCCTGCGCCCCCACCCGCCTTCTACCCAGCGCTCCAGCCGGACGCAGCTCCCAGCGCGCCTCTAGGGGAGGCCCCGGCCCCACCGGCCGCTGCCAGCGCAGCCCCCTCGACCACCCCTGCGCGCGCCCCGGGTGCCGAGCCGCCCGCCTATGAGTGCAGTCACTGCCACAAGACGTTCAGCTCCCGGAAGAACTACACCAAGCACATGTTCATCCACTCGGGTGAGCCGGGCTGGGTCTCTGAGCCCCTTGATCATTGGAGATAGGCTTTTTGTTAATGCTTGATGACCCTAGGGGTCAAACACAGCCTGTCTACCCCTCTCTGATtccgggggaggggggcagcctACTCTGTCACCCCGGGGACATGATagcagccagaagggagggggcagATATGCCGGGGTCTTTCCCAGTGTAAGGGTGCTGGGCCTTGCTAGACTGTCCCCAGAATGGTGGCCAGCGACCAGACAGTCCAGAACGCTTTGCGAGCgtggcagggatgggggagggctaGCCCggccctgtgccaggcacggtGCGGTTTGGGGGCGGGACGGTCCCTGGAGGTGGGGGTAGACCTGAGTGGTCAGCCTCGGTGGGCAACGATGTCCCAGACCTGCGGTCCAGCCTCCCTGCTGGGAGGCTACCTGTTGGAGTTGTGGGTCACAGACAGGCAGTGACATCCCGGTATGACCCTAAGGGTCGGGGAGAGGCGCGTCGCTGCCGGGCGGGGGGATTCCGGGTGGATGGCTGGTCCGGTTGGGGAGGGGAGTCCCTGCCCGGCAAAGGCGCCCTGGGGCCCCTTCCCAGCTGACCTGAGTTTGCTGCCCGCCCTGTCGCCCGCAGGGGAGAAGCCCCACCAGTGCGCCGTGTGCTGGCGATCCTTCTCGCTGCGCGACTACCTGCTCAAGCACATGGTCACGCACACGGGCGTGCGCGCCTTCCAGTGCGCCGTCTGCGCCAAGCGCTTCACGCAGAAGAGCTCGCTCAACGTGCACATGCGCACCCACCGGCCGGAGCGCGCGCCGTGCCCCGCCTGCGGCAAGGTCTTCTCACACCGCGCGCTGCTGGAGCGCCACCTGGCCGCGCACCCTGCGCCCTGATCCGGGCCTGGGGCCTGGCCACGCCCACCGAGGGATCGGTCAAGCCCCACCGCTGTCACGCCTGCCGCGGCCACTTGACCACGTTCCCGCCACCAGTCCACGCTTTCTCCTGAGAGCAGGCCCTCCTCCTGCTTCCACCCTTCTCTCCAGCCCAGCCCGCCTTATTCCTCTCCTCCTACGTACTCGGCCCTCCGGGTGGGGGCTGGCTGGGGATGGTCGGGGGCCCGACCACCTCTGAGAACTGGATCATCTCCAGTCTGAACTAGGGCTCAACCATGGTGCGGGGCCCAGGATTCATGGTTCCGACTCTGGTTcacgcccctcccctcccatgaGTGGGGTGGGGTCTGCTCCCCTGCCCCTGTGTCAGGCCGGGAAATGTCCCGGGCTCCCCGACCCGAGCTAATCCTCCCTCATCTGGGGCCCGGGGC
Above is a genomic segment from Kogia breviceps isolate mKogBre1 chromosome 18, mKogBre1 haplotype 1, whole genome shotgun sequence containing:
- the ZBTB45 gene encoding zinc finger and BTB domain-containing protein 45 isoform X1, producing MGTLGQRGSLADLLLPTPARPVQMAAAEAVHHIHLQNFSRSLLETLNGQRLGGHFCDVTVRIREASLRAHRCVLAAGSPFFQDKLLLGHSEIRVPPVVPAQTVRQLVEFLYSGSLVVAQGEALQVLTAASVLRIQTVIDECTQIIARARAPAPGTPAPAPLPTPVPPPLAPAQLRHRLRHLLTARPPGHPGAAHTRKQRQPARLQLPAPPAPAKVEGSDADPALTAAPDDGGDDDDDETDEETDGEDGEGGGPGEGQAPPSFPDCAAGFLPAAGDGAREAPPAPAGLSDYGGAGRDFLRGTSAAEDVFPDSYVSAWQDGDQTAPEGCPAETPAPPDCVLSGPRPPGVKTPGPPVALFPFHLGAPGPPAQPPPAPSGPAPAPPPAFYPALQPDAAPSAPLGEAPAPPAAASAAPSTTPARAPGAEPPAYECSHCHKTFSSRKNYTKHMFIHSGEKPHQCAVCWRSFSLRDYLLKHMVTHTGVRAFQCAVCAKRFTQKSSLNVHMRTHRPERAPCPACGKVFSHRALLERHLAAHPAP
- the ZBTB45 gene encoding zinc finger and BTB domain-containing protein 45 isoform X2, whose amino-acid sequence is MAAAEAVHHIHLQNFSRSLLETLNGQRLGGHFCDVTVRIREASLRAHRCVLAAGSPFFQDKLLLGHSEIRVPPVVPAQTVRQLVEFLYSGSLVVAQGEALQVLTAASVLRIQTVIDECTQIIARARAPAPGTPAPAPLPTPVPPPLAPAQLRHRLRHLLTARPPGHPGAAHTRKQRQPARLQLPAPPAPAKVEGSDADPALTAAPDDGGDDDDDETDEETDGEDGEGGGPGEGQAPPSFPDCAAGFLPAAGDGAREAPPAPAGLSDYGGAGRDFLRGTSAAEDVFPDSYVSAWQDGDQTAPEGCPAETPAPPDCVLSGPRPPGVKTPGPPVALFPFHLGAPGPPAQPPPAPSGPAPAPPPAFYPALQPDAAPSAPLGEAPAPPAAASAAPSTTPARAPGAEPPAYECSHCHKTFSSRKNYTKHMFIHSGEKPHQCAVCWRSFSLRDYLLKHMVTHTGVRAFQCAVCAKRFTQKSSLNVHMRTHRPERAPCPACGKVFSHRALLERHLAAHPAP